In a single window of the Aridibaculum aurantiacum genome:
- the metK gene encoding methionine adenosyltransferase → MPYLFTSESVSEGHPDKVADQISDALIDNFLAFDPQSKVACETLVTTGQVVLAGEVKSKAYLDVQEIARGVIRKIGYTKSEYMFEANSCGVFSAIHEQSSDINQGVDRQVKEEQGAGDQGMMFGYATNETEDYMPLALDLSHKLLIELAALRRENKQIKYLRPDAKSQVTLEYNDDNKPVRIDAIVVSTQHDDFDTEPKMLEKIKADIINILIPRVKSKYKKYAKLFNNDIKYHINPTGKFVIGGPHGDTGLTGRKIIVDTYGGKGAHGGGAFSGKDPSKVDRSAAYATRHIAKNLVAAGVCDEVLVQVSYAIGVAQPTSIYVNTYGTAKVDMTDSEIAKVVEGVFDMRPYFIEQRLKLRSPIYSETAAYGHMGRQPEVKVKEFVMPNGKVKQVKVELFTWEKLDYVNKVRKAFGV, encoded by the coding sequence ATGCCTTATTTATTTACATCAGAAAGTGTTTCTGAAGGACATCCTGATAAAGTAGCTGACCAGATCAGTGATGCATTGATAGATAATTTTCTTGCTTTTGATCCTCAAAGTAAAGTAGCGTGCGAAACACTTGTAACAACAGGACAGGTTGTATTAGCCGGAGAAGTGAAGAGTAAAGCTTACCTCGATGTCCAGGAAATTGCTCGTGGTGTTATCCGTAAAATAGGATATACCAAGAGTGAATATATGTTTGAGGCAAACAGCTGTGGTGTATTTTCTGCTATTCACGAACAATCATCTGACATTAACCAGGGTGTAGACAGGCAGGTAAAAGAAGAGCAAGGTGCCGGCGACCAGGGAATGATGTTTGGCTATGCAACAAATGAAACTGAAGATTATATGCCACTGGCACTTGATCTTTCTCATAAACTTCTGATTGAACTGGCAGCTTTGCGCAGGGAGAACAAGCAGATCAAATATCTGCGTCCTGATGCAAAGAGCCAGGTTACTTTAGAATACAATGATGACAATAAGCCAGTTCGTATCGATGCGATCGTTGTTTCTACACAGCACGATGATTTTGATACAGAGCCTAAGATGTTAGAAAAGATAAAGGCTGACATCATCAACATTTTGATACCAAGAGTGAAGAGCAAGTACAAGAAGTACGCAAAGCTTTTCAACAACGATATTAAATACCACATCAACCCAACTGGTAAATTCGTAATTGGTGGACCACATGGTGATACCGGACTTACAGGTCGTAAGATCATTGTAGATACTTACGGTGGTAAAGGTGCGCATGGTGGTGGAGCATTCAGCGGAAAAGATCCGAGCAAGGTTGATAGAAGTGCTGCTTATGCAACACGTCATATAGCTAAAAACCTGGTGGCTGCAGGCGTTTGCGATGAAGTACTTGTGCAGGTTTCTTACGCTATTGGTGTAGCACAACCTACAAGCATTTATGTAAATACTTACGGCACAGCTAAGGTGGACATGACCGATAGCGAAATCGCTAAAGTGGTAGAAGGTGTTTTTGATATGCGTCCTTACTTCATTGAGCAACGCCTGAAACTAAGAAGCCCTATCTACAGCGAAACTGCTGCTTATGGTCACATGGGAAGGCAGCCTGAAGTGAAAGTGAAAGAATTTGTGATGCCTAATGGAAAAGTAAAGCAAGTGAAAGTGGAACTGTTTACATGGGAAAAACTTGACTATGTAAATAAGGTGCGTAAAGCATTTGGTGTTTAA
- a CDS encoding NUDIX domain-containing protein codes for MIDENYNPWKIVSEKQVYDNKWIRLTEYDVINPSGNAGIYGKVHFKNKAIGILPLDEDWNTYLVGQYRFTIDAYSWEIPEGGGALDVDPIESAKRELKEETGLVAGEWTELGQLYLSNSVSDELAILFLARNLTQEEAMPEETEQLVVKKLPFEEAYQMVEDGLITDAMAVAAIQKVKLLMLQGKISR; via the coding sequence ATGATAGATGAAAATTACAACCCCTGGAAGATAGTTTCTGAGAAGCAGGTATACGATAACAAATGGATCCGGCTTACCGAGTACGATGTAATAAATCCTTCGGGAAATGCGGGTATTTATGGTAAAGTTCATTTTAAAAACAAAGCCATTGGTATACTGCCGTTGGATGAAGATTGGAATACTTACCTGGTAGGGCAATATCGATTTACAATTGATGCATATAGCTGGGAAATTCCGGAAGGTGGGGGAGCTTTGGATGTGGATCCTATTGAGTCAGCTAAACGAGAATTGAAGGAAGAGACAGGCTTGGTAGCGGGTGAATGGACTGAGCTCGGTCAATTATATTTATCAAATTCAGTTAGCGATGAACTGGCCATCCTGTTCCTGGCACGCAACCTTACACAAGAGGAAGCTATGCCTGAAGAAACCGAACAATTAGTGGTGAAGAAACTTCCGTTTGAAGAAGCCTACCAGATGGTGGAAGATGGATTGATAACTGATGCAATGGCGGTAGCAGCAATACAAAAGGTAAAACTTCTCATGCTACAGGGAAAGATCAGCCGCTAA
- the rlmB gene encoding 23S rRNA (guanosine(2251)-2'-O)-methyltransferase RlmB has protein sequence MNFRHQNNRQRPKKNLLIVGKDKVIDALKTGKYLDRIYLSSTVHGPEIDEIRALASDKQVPINKVPVEKLNSFNVSNHGNCIAVISKIKYQDLQEVISFVVDNGETPLFLMLDGITDVRNIGAIARTAFCCGVQAIIIPEKGVGALNDDAIATSAGALEQIAICRVNSLMKAVDELHLNGIKVYASEMKASTNVFDLPLSEPAAIVMGSEDKGIYPALMKICDEQFKIPMKGDFESLNVSVAAGMILYEAMKQRM, from the coding sequence ATGAATTTTCGTCACCAGAATAATCGCCAGCGTCCAAAGAAAAATCTTTTGATAGTTGGAAAAGACAAGGTTATAGATGCTCTGAAAACAGGCAAATACCTTGATCGAATTTATCTTTCTTCCACTGTACACGGACCGGAGATAGATGAAATAAGAGCACTTGCTTCCGATAAGCAAGTGCCTATAAATAAAGTTCCGGTAGAAAAACTGAACAGTTTCAATGTCAGCAATCACGGCAACTGCATTGCTGTTATCTCAAAAATAAAATACCAGGACCTCCAGGAGGTGATCTCTTTTGTAGTAGATAATGGGGAAACGCCATTGTTTCTGATGTTGGATGGTATAACTGATGTGCGCAATATTGGCGCAATAGCACGAACTGCATTTTGCTGTGGTGTACAGGCTATCATCATTCCAGAAAAAGGTGTGGGTGCACTGAACGATGATGCTATAGCCACATCAGCAGGAGCACTTGAACAAATTGCCATCTGCCGTGTGAACAGCCTTATGAAAGCTGTAGACGAGCTGCACCTGAACGGCATTAAAGTATATGCAAGCGAAATGAAAGCTTCTACCAATGTTTTTGATTTACCTCTATCTGAGCCCGCAGCTATAGTAATGGGCAGCGAGGACAAAGGAATTTATCCTGCTTTGATGAAGATTTGCGATGAGCAATTTAAGATCCCAATGAAAGGAGATTTTGAATCATTGAATGTATCAGTTGCTGCAGGAATGATCTTGTATGAAGCCATGAAACAAAGAATGTAA
- a CDS encoding hydroxymethylglutaryl-CoA lyase, which yields MLQIIECPRDAMQGWPKPISTEDKIYYLNTLLQVGFHTLDCGSFVSPKAIPQMADTAEVLPKLQLHNSRTKLLVIVANKRGAEQAVQFDEVSFIGYPFSISPTFQLRNTNSNIEESVQRVDEIQELCTRHNKQLVIYLSMGFGNPYGDEYNEGVLLNWAEEMVKKDVRVLSLSDTVGVATPSQITTALKSLLPAYPGTEIGVHLHSTSSTLEAKLQAALDAGCTRFDGALKGIGGCPMAKDELVGNMKTETIVEYCRTKGYKIDLEEEALHKSLQLAAEIFV from the coding sequence ATGCTGCAAATAATAGAATGTCCACGCGATGCTATGCAGGGGTGGCCAAAGCCGATATCTACAGAAGATAAAATATATTACCTCAACACGCTATTGCAGGTTGGCTTCCATACGCTTGATTGCGGAAGTTTTGTTTCGCCAAAGGCTATACCCCAAATGGCGGATACAGCCGAGGTTTTACCAAAACTTCAACTTCATAATTCCAGAACAAAACTTTTGGTTATAGTAGCCAACAAACGTGGAGCTGAACAGGCGGTTCAATTTGATGAGGTGAGTTTTATTGGTTATCCATTTTCCATTTCTCCTACTTTTCAATTGCGAAATACCAATAGCAATATAGAAGAAAGTGTGCAACGCGTAGACGAGATACAGGAGCTATGCACCAGGCACAACAAGCAATTGGTAATTTACCTGAGCATGGGTTTTGGAAATCCTTACGGTGATGAATATAATGAAGGCGTGCTACTGAATTGGGCGGAGGAGATGGTGAAAAAAGATGTGCGTGTGCTATCACTTTCAGATACTGTGGGCGTGGCTACACCGTCTCAAATAACAACTGCGTTAAAATCTTTATTGCCTGCTTACCCGGGTACTGAAATTGGTGTACACCTTCATAGCACCTCATCCACCTTAGAAGCTAAACTGCAAGCGGCTCTTGATGCAGGCTGCACTCGTTTTGATGGTGCATTGAAAGGAATAGGAGGATGTCCCATGGCAAAAGATGAATTGGTTGGTAACATGAAGACGGAGACCATCGTAGAATACTGCAGGACTAAAGGTTATAAAATTGACCTGGAAGAAGAGGCATTGCACAAGAGTCTTCAGCTTGCTGCAGAAATTTTTGTGTAA
- a CDS encoding GSCFA domain-containing protein: MKMMLDIDIKSPGRKINYSDKLMLVGSCFTEQIGKKLEDVKFCMKQNPSGILFDPVSVTTNLVNYIENKPYNKDDLFYLNELWQSWNHHSIFSGMDAAEVLMNINQAQQQAHEFLKDADWLIITLGSAFSYRLSESGVPVANCHRAPAQYFGKHLLTIEEIVTALDNCMHRLFHFNNKLQIIFTISPVRHIRDGVVENNRSKARLIEAVHHMVNKFDRLHYFPAYELVIDVLRDYRFYDVDLVHPNYPATEFVFQKFIASYIDEDSQAMMEEIKKIVTAYKHKPFQPGTEAHQNFLRSFLEKAKQFQLKYPHINLEEEIHYFSRRKAVVE; the protein is encoded by the coding sequence ATGAAAATGATGCTGGATATAGACATCAAGTCACCAGGACGAAAGATCAATTACAGTGACAAGCTGATGTTGGTAGGTTCTTGTTTCACTGAACAGATAGGTAAGAAGCTGGAAGATGTTAAGTTTTGCATGAAGCAAAATCCAAGCGGAATTCTTTTTGACCCGGTAAGCGTTACGACGAACCTGGTAAATTATATTGAGAACAAGCCATATAACAAGGATGACCTGTTTTACTTAAATGAGCTTTGGCAAAGCTGGAACCATCATTCTATTTTTTCAGGAATGGATGCAGCTGAAGTATTGATGAATATCAACCAGGCTCAGCAGCAAGCACATGAGTTTCTAAAAGATGCTGATTGGCTCATCATCACATTAGGTTCTGCTTTTTCTTACAGGCTTTCTGAATCTGGTGTACCGGTTGCCAATTGCCATCGTGCTCCGGCGCAGTACTTCGGCAAGCATTTATTAACTATAGAAGAGATAGTGACAGCATTGGACAATTGTATGCACCGGCTGTTTCATTTCAACAATAAGCTACAGATCATATTTACCATCAGTCCTGTGCGTCATATACGCGATGGGGTGGTAGAAAACAACCGGAGCAAGGCGCGGCTGATAGAGGCGGTGCATCACATGGTTAATAAATTCGATCGGCTGCATTATTTTCCTGCTTATGAACTGGTGATTGATGTTTTAAGAGACTACAGGTTCTATGATGTTGATCTTGTGCATCCAAATTATCCAGCAACAGAGTTCGTGTTTCAAAAGTTTATAGCTAGTTATATTGATGAGGATTCGCAGGCAATGATGGAGGAAATAAAAAAGATCGTGACAGCATATAAGCATAAACCCTTTCAGCCTGGTACTGAGGCACACCAGAATTTCTTGCGTAGCTTTTTAGAAAAGGCGAAACAGTTTCAACTGAAATACCCGCATATTAATCTTGAAGAAGAGATACATTATTTTTCTCGCCGTAAAGCGGTTGTGGAGTAG
- a CDS encoding family 1 glycosylhydrolase has protein sequence MVKDYWKGIDIWGGIECSFNRVEDNYMDQLQLAGHYHRNDDIERIAELGIKALRYPVLWEKHQPTEGGTIDWRFAEKQLHKIQQAGIEPIVGLVHHGSGPRYASFYDQTFEKGLATYAAEVAAQFPWVTHYTPVNEPLTTARFCGLYGIWFPHGTNDTTFLKVLLAECKGTVLAMQAIRKINPAAKLVQTEDLGKTHSTPLLKYQADFENHRRWLSFDLLCGKVNPQHPLWNYLMKAGITAKELDFFIENPCPPDVMGINHYITSERFLDERLEHYPQHTHGGNGKHQYADVEAVRLKEECLAGPKQLLLETWQRYQLPIAVTEVHLHCTREEQLRWFNYVYSAAGDAKQDGADIRAVTAWAVLGSFDWCSLLTKPSGVYEAGLFDIRGPHPRPTALTKLVSKLAKGESFTHPTLAEKGWWNRPCRVIYFGDSKEETMTTIPHEQDTRPLLIIGKAGTLAQAFSRVCKARAIHHVAIGRNDVNILDPQALERVIQQYNPWAVVNTAGYVRVDDAEEECDNCFDINTLAPEYMAAICHKLGIHFTTFSSDLVFDGKKNTPYLESDVVGPLNIYGQSKALAEEKVMKANPSALVIRTSAFFGPWDQYNFVYFVLNSLKNNQEMTVAKDLTISPTYVPDLVNTTLDLLIDEVSGIWNISNHAEVSWLELAEQVADRSGHKKNKLVGMPVSEMGWKAPRPAYTAMTTEKGFLLPSLDDALGRFMKEQETLVL, from the coding sequence ATGGTGAAGGATTACTGGAAAGGAATTGATATCTGGGGTGGAATTGAATGTTCTTTCAACCGGGTAGAAGACAACTATATGGATCAGCTACAATTGGCTGGTCATTATCATCGTAATGATGATATTGAAAGAATAGCTGAACTAGGTATTAAGGCTTTAAGGTATCCCGTATTATGGGAGAAACATCAACCAACAGAGGGTGGAACGATAGACTGGCGCTTTGCTGAAAAGCAATTGCATAAGATTCAACAGGCAGGAATAGAACCAATAGTAGGACTGGTACACCATGGCAGTGGTCCTCGATATGCCAGCTTTTACGATCAGACATTTGAAAAAGGACTTGCCACCTATGCAGCAGAAGTAGCGGCTCAGTTTCCCTGGGTTACTCATTATACCCCGGTAAATGAGCCGCTTACTACTGCTCGTTTCTGTGGCTTGTATGGCATCTGGTTCCCTCACGGCACAAATGACACCACTTTTCTAAAAGTACTTCTAGCTGAATGCAAAGGAACTGTACTGGCCATGCAAGCCATCAGAAAAATAAATCCTGCAGCTAAACTTGTACAAACAGAAGATTTAGGCAAAACACATAGCACTCCACTCTTAAAATACCAGGCAGATTTTGAGAACCATCGTAGGTGGTTGTCATTTGACCTGCTGTGTGGTAAGGTAAACCCGCAGCATCCACTATGGAATTACCTGATGAAGGCAGGAATAACTGCTAAAGAACTTGATTTTTTTATTGAAAATCCTTGTCCACCAGATGTAATGGGTATTAATCATTATATCACTTCTGAAAGATTTTTAGATGAACGTTTAGAACACTATCCGCAGCATACGCATGGTGGCAATGGCAAACATCAATATGCAGATGTAGAGGCAGTTCGTTTAAAAGAAGAATGTCTTGCAGGTCCTAAACAGTTGCTACTGGAAACATGGCAGCGATACCAACTACCCATAGCAGTTACAGAAGTACACCTACATTGTACACGCGAAGAACAATTACGCTGGTTCAACTATGTTTATTCTGCTGCCGGTGATGCAAAACAGGATGGTGCAGACATTAGAGCTGTTACGGCCTGGGCTGTATTAGGTTCTTTTGATTGGTGTAGCCTGCTAACAAAACCAAGCGGCGTTTACGAAGCAGGACTTTTTGATATTCGTGGTCCTCATCCACGCCCTACTGCACTTACAAAACTGGTAAGCAAATTAGCTAAAGGTGAAAGTTTTACTCACCCCACACTGGCAGAAAAAGGCTGGTGGAACAGGCCATGCAGGGTTATTTATTTTGGTGACAGTAAAGAAGAAACAATGACTACTATACCCCATGAACAGGACACCCGGCCATTGCTTATAATTGGAAAGGCAGGAACTTTAGCACAGGCATTCAGCAGGGTTTGTAAAGCTCGTGCTATACATCATGTAGCCATTGGTAGAAATGATGTGAACATTCTGGATCCGCAGGCACTGGAGCGTGTGATACAACAATACAATCCCTGGGCAGTTGTTAATACTGCAGGTTATGTACGTGTAGACGATGCGGAAGAAGAATGTGATAATTGCTTTGACATCAACACTCTGGCCCCGGAATATATGGCTGCCATCTGCCATAAATTAGGGATACATTTCACCACGTTTAGCAGCGATCTTGTCTTTGATGGTAAAAAGAATACGCCTTACCTGGAGAGTGATGTGGTAGGTCCACTAAACATTTATGGGCAGAGCAAAGCCTTGGCTGAAGAAAAAGTTATGAAAGCCAATCCTTCCGCTTTGGTGATCAGAACTAGTGCATTCTTTGGCCCGTGGGATCAATACAACTTTGTATACTTTGTTCTTAATTCTCTTAAGAATAACCAGGAAATGACGGTAGCAAAAGATCTCACCATTTCACCTACCTATGTTCCTGACCTGGTTAATACCACTCTAGATCTGCTGATAGATGAAGTAAGCGGCATATGGAATATCAGCAACCATGCTGAAGTAAGCTGGCTAGAACTGGCCGAGCAAGTAGCAGATCGTTCGGGGCATAAAAAGAATAAACTGGTAGGAATGCCGGTCTCTGAAATGGGCTGGAAAGCACCGCGTCCTGCATATACCGCCATGACCACTGAAAAAGGTTTTCTTCTTCCCTCCCTTGATGATGCACTAGGTAGGTTTATGAAAGAGCAGGAAACACTGGTGCTTTAA
- the glf gene encoding UDP-galactopyranose mutase, producing the protein MYDFLIVGAGFAGSVLAERLASVSNKKVLIIDKRNHIGGNAYDYYNEDGILIHKYGPHIFHTNSAEVFNYLSKFTSWRNYQHKVLAVVDGQLLPIPINLNTINKYYGLNLNSLEVEEFLASRAEKVYPIKTSEDVVVSKVGRELYEKFFRGYTRKQWDLDPSELDASVTARVPTRTNKDDRYFTDTYQAMPQHGYTKMFEKMLSHPNIKIMLNTDYQEVINEVNYKKLIFTGPIDEYFDYQYGKLPYRSLRFKFETLEEKQFQETGTINYPNDYAFTRITEFKHLTGQKHDKTTLVYEFPEATGDPYYPVPRPENDLLYKKYAALANKLTNTYFVGRLATYRYYNMDQVVAQALTTYKKIMQQELSTKVASDGEGLLERN; encoded by the coding sequence ATGTACGACTTCTTAATAGTAGGTGCTGGCTTTGCAGGCAGTGTCCTTGCCGAAAGACTGGCATCTGTATCAAACAAAAAGGTTCTGATCATTGATAAAAGAAATCATATTGGTGGGAACGCCTATGATTACTACAATGAGGATGGGATTTTAATTCATAAATATGGTCCTCACATTTTCCACACGAATTCTGCCGAGGTATTTAATTACCTGAGCAAGTTTACTTCGTGGAGAAACTACCAGCACAAAGTGTTGGCCGTTGTAGATGGTCAGTTGCTACCTATTCCTATCAACCTGAATACTATTAATAAGTATTATGGGCTTAATCTTAATAGCCTGGAGGTAGAGGAGTTTTTAGCATCACGTGCTGAAAAAGTTTATCCTATTAAAACTTCTGAAGACGTAGTAGTTAGTAAGGTGGGAAGAGAATTGTATGAGAAGTTTTTCCGTGGGTATACACGCAAGCAATGGGATCTGGATCCATCTGAACTGGACGCATCTGTTACCGCAAGGGTACCAACCCGCACAAACAAAGACGACCGTTATTTTACTGATACATACCAGGCAATGCCACAACATGGCTATACAAAGATGTTTGAGAAGATGCTATCGCATCCAAACATTAAGATCATGCTTAACACCGACTACCAGGAGGTAATAAACGAGGTAAATTATAAGAAACTGATCTTCACAGGCCCAATTGATGAATATTTCGATTATCAATATGGTAAACTGCCTTACCGTTCTCTTCGGTTCAAGTTTGAAACACTTGAGGAAAAGCAGTTCCAGGAAACAGGCACCATTAACTATCCAAATGATTATGCATTTACCCGTATCACTGAATTCAAGCACTTAACCGGGCAAAAGCACGATAAAACAACTTTAGTATACGAATTCCCTGAAGCCACAGGCGATCCATATTATCCAGTACCACGTCCGGAGAATGACCTGTTGTACAAGAAATATGCAGCCCTGGCCAACAAGCTTACCAATACCTATTTTGTTGGAAGATTAGCTACCTACCGCTATTATAATATGGACCAGGTAGTAGCACAAGCCTTAACTACTTACAAGAAGATAATGCAACAAGAATTGTCAACGAAAGTAGCATCAGATGGTGAAGGATTACTGGAAAGGAATTGA
- a CDS encoding glycosyltransferase family 1 protein, which produces MEVTKSFTNQAAKQENNLSTETPSTIVCFSHLRWDFVYQRPQHLLSRFATMYSVYYVEEPVFDAKGEPTVTFTSKSDKLWVVVPHLPEGTSPEDAILLQKQLLDKFLRKRKSQDLLFWYYTPMALKFSGHYKAAFTVYDCMDELSHFKFAPPELTQLEDQLLERADIVFTGGHCLYEYKKDRHKNIFPVPSSIDKKHFEQARTTKEEPEDQKNIQGPKLGFYGVIDERFDIELIGEMAEKRPEWQFVLLGPVVKIDPATLPRNKNIHYLGGKSYEQLPLYVSGWDVALIPFMLNDATRFISPTKTPEYLAAGVPVVSTGIRDVIRPYGEAGIVKIATGADEFIEAAENYIQMDRTNWLPEVDEFLKDNSWSNTFMGMHKNIMATIEANNKN; this is translated from the coding sequence ATGGAGGTAACAAAAAGTTTCACTAACCAGGCAGCTAAACAGGAAAATAATCTTTCTACCGAAACACCATCTACTATTGTTTGCTTCTCCCATTTACGATGGGATTTTGTTTATCAGAGACCACAGCATCTGTTATCAAGGTTCGCAACCATGTATTCTGTGTACTATGTAGAGGAACCCGTCTTTGATGCCAAAGGTGAACCGACGGTTACTTTCACTTCTAAATCAGATAAGCTATGGGTGGTTGTTCCGCACCTTCCGGAAGGCACATCACCTGAAGATGCTATCCTATTACAAAAGCAGTTACTAGATAAATTTTTACGTAAGCGGAAGAGCCAGGATTTACTTTTCTGGTACTATACACCAATGGCGCTCAAGTTCTCAGGCCATTATAAAGCCGCCTTCACAGTTTACGATTGTATGGATGAGCTTAGCCACTTCAAATTTGCTCCGCCTGAACTTACACAATTAGAAGACCAACTTTTGGAGCGTGCAGACATAGTTTTCACCGGCGGACATTGCCTGTATGAGTATAAGAAAGACAGGCATAAAAACATCTTCCCTGTTCCAAGCAGTATTGATAAAAAACATTTTGAACAGGCTCGCACTACCAAAGAAGAACCTGAAGATCAGAAGAATATCCAAGGGCCTAAACTTGGATTTTACGGAGTAATAGATGAAAGGTTTGATATAGAACTGATAGGCGAAATGGCGGAAAAACGCCCTGAGTGGCAGTTTGTATTGTTAGGCCCGGTGGTTAAAATAGATCCTGCTACTCTTCCCAGAAATAAGAACATACACTACCTCGGCGGCAAAAGCTACGAGCAGTTACCACTGTATGTTTCAGGTTGGGATGTAGCCTTGATCCCTTTCATGCTAAATGATGCAACAAGGTTCATCAGTCCTACAAAAACACCAGAATACCTGGCTGCAGGAGTACCTGTAGTTTCTACCGGTATCCGCGATGTAATACGCCCATATGGCGAAGCAGGCATTGTAAAAATTGCCACAGGCGCCGATGAGTTTATAGAGGCAGCGGAAAATTACATCCAGATGGATCGAACAAACTGGCTTCCTGAAGTAGATGAATTCCTAAAAGATAATAGCTGGAGCAACACATTCATGGGCATGCACAAGAATATCATGGCTACCATCGAGGCTAATAATAAAAACTAA
- a CDS encoding TSUP family transporter, with product MSTDIIILLCIAAFAAGFIDAIVGGGGLIQTPAGLVLLPALPVATVIGTLKIPAFSGTALASLQYMRKVPIKWKLMALMSIIAFTAAYLGSTLLSKVHNDFMKPVLLVILIVVAVYTYSKKNFGTHTEKDHSFMEQIWFSVLIAVVIGFYDGFIGPGAGSFLVLAFISLLGFDFLKASAHAKLVNLATNLGSIVFFLGSGKIIFAIAIPMAISNAVGATIGARLAIMKGNKFIRVFFLVIVIGTILRFAYEVFFK from the coding sequence ATGAGTACGGACATAATCATTTTATTATGCATCGCAGCATTTGCAGCTGGTTTTATTGATGCAATAGTTGGTGGTGGCGGTTTAATACAAACACCTGCGGGGCTTGTTCTATTACCGGCACTTCCGGTAGCCACAGTTATTGGTACGCTTAAAATACCTGCTTTTAGCGGCACAGCGTTGGCCAGTTTACAATACATGCGTAAAGTGCCAATCAAGTGGAAGCTGATGGCGCTCATGTCGATAATTGCTTTTACAGCCGCTTACTTAGGCTCTACCCTACTTAGCAAAGTTCATAACGATTTTATGAAGCCTGTGCTGCTGGTAATACTAATTGTGGTAGCTGTTTATACTTATTCAAAAAAGAACTTTGGCACCCATACAGAAAAGGATCATTCTTTCATGGAGCAGATTTGGTTTTCTGTACTTATAGCAGTAGTAATCGGTTTCTACGATGGCTTTATTGGGCCCGGCGCCGGAAGTTTTTTAGTCCTTGCCTTCATCTCTTTATTGGGTTTTGATTTTCTTAAAGCCAGTGCACACGCTAAGCTGGTGAACCTTGCTACCAACTTAGGTTCTATTGTTTTCTTTCTCGGCAGCGGCAAAATCATTTTTGCGATAGCTATTCCAATGGCTATAAGTAATGCGGTAGGTGCAACTATTGGTGCCCGGCTGGCTATTATGAAAGGCAACAAGTTCATACGCGTCTTCTTCCTGGTGATCGTAATCGGCACGATCCTGCGTTTTGCATATGAAGTCTTTTTTAAATAA
- a CDS encoding DMT family transporter, which translates to MSELSRKQLYIGASMALLAAIIWAGNFLVSKGVADIIPPVSLAFYRWFTASIFIIPFGAGTLKKEVPVIRKNLRLLLFAALTGVAVFNTFIYIAGHYTSAINMALIGTTSSPVFVIIISAIFLNVKIRLIRVFGLLFCIAGILVLLSKGSWETLTAFRFAVGDLWVLASALSFAIYNILVKRKPAGLSSVNFLKAIFWLGTLMILPFFIAERSMMPPIQWSTDLLLIILYLGLGTSVTSFLLWNAAIHKLGSVRTALFGNLIPIFASIEAIWILGESLTIFHFIAGGCVVIGLILANSRKANQSQPTIKQS; encoded by the coding sequence ATGTCGGAACTGTCGCGCAAGCAGTTATATATTGGTGCATCAATGGCATTACTTGCCGCTATTATATGGGCAGGTAATTTCTTAGTTTCAAAAGGAGTTGCTGATATCATTCCTCCGGTCAGCCTTGCTTTTTATCGCTGGTTTACAGCCAGCATTTTCATTATTCCCTTTGGCGCCGGCACACTAAAGAAGGAAGTGCCTGTAATAAGAAAGAACCTAAGGCTGTTACTTTTTGCTGCCCTTACAGGTGTAGCCGTCTTCAATACATTTATTTATATAGCTGGTCATTACACTTCAGCTATCAATATGGCTTTAATAGGAACCACTTCTTCACCTGTGTTTGTCATCATCATTTCTGCCATTTTTCTTAATGTAAAGATCAGGTTAATCCGGGTGTTTGGTCTGCTGTTTTGCATAGCAGGTATACTGGTTCTTTTATCAAAAGGAAGTTGGGAAACCCTTACCGCCTTTCGTTTTGCCGTAGGCGATCTGTGGGTTTTAGCGTCAGCGCTTTCTTTTGCCATATACAACATATTGGTAAAAAGAAAACCTGCTGGGTTATCATCTGTCAATTTCCTGAAGGCGATCTTCTGGTTAGGAACGCTAATGATCCTGCCGTTTTTTATAGCAGAAAGAAGTATGATGCCACCTATTCAATGGTCAACAGATCTGCTGCTGATTATTCTTTATCTCGGTCTCGGCACTTCCGTTACTTCTTTCCTTTTGTGGAATGCAGCCATACATAAACTTGGTTCAGTTCGTACTGCATTGTTCGGAAACCTGATACCCATTTTTGCAAGCATTGAAGCTATCTGGATATTAGGTGAAAGCCTCACCATCTTTCACTTCATTGCAGGCGGATGCGTGGTGATAGGACTTATACTGGCAAACTCACGCAAGGCCAATCAATCTCAACCCACTATAAAGCAATCATGA